In the Bacillota bacterium genome, AGATATGTCACTGCCTGGGCCGCCAAGCGTGGCGTCCGTTTCACCGGCTCCGATGTGTATCTCCAGATACACGACATGGAGGCCAGGGGAGATGTCATCCTCCTGAATGTGTGGCAAAGCTTGAACCTAAAGTATACCTATGCAGAGACCCGCGAGGCCCGCACGGGAGCCGCAGCTGCCGTAGAGGCCGCAGCGCGGGGCAAGCAGAGAGGCTCCGGCGCCTTCGGCATTAGGACGAGGCACACATTGGAGCTCGTGCGGGCCGCAAATGGTAAGTGGCTTATCCTCAAGGATGAATACACCGACCCGCTCGGCGAGGATACCCTTGTCCCCGAGGTGGCGCCGGCTATGATGCCCGCGCCGACCGCAGCCTCGTCTGCGGCATCCGCCCCAGGCACAACGCCCGCACCAGCCACCTCACTCGCGATGGCCATATCACCTATGGGGGCCACATTATCTGCACCTGCCTGGAACCAGGGCCGCAGCGGGTCCTATGACCGACGTTACGACCGGCGGGCCGCAGTGGCCTACGCAAACAAGTATTGCGGCGTAAAGACGGGCGCGAAGGCAAGGGAAGGGAAGGAATTCGGATATAACCCGCGGTACAAGGACTACACAGACCTGGGCGGGGACTGCACAAACTTTATATCCCAGGTGCTTGGCGATAGAGAAGGCGGCCGGCTCCCGATGGATGATGTATGGTACTATGATTTCTCCGCCGGCGACGGCGGGAAAGGGTCCAGCGCGTGGACGGAAACGGAGGCATTCAGGGACTATCTATTGGGCAGCGGGATCGCGAAGTGCCTGGCGCGGGGCGACTATTATGGCGTCACGCGCCAGACCAAGAAATTTCCGCGCGGGGTTATAAACGAGCTCAGGGAGGGCGACCTGATCGCTTACGAGGAGAAGGGCGATATCCAGCACTTTGCCGTCGTCGTGGGCCGGGACTCCGCCGGCTATACCCTGGTCAACAGCCACACCGCCGATCGATACCGCGTCCCGTGGGACCTCGGCTGGGACAGGAAGACGATCTTCTGGCTCTTGAAGATCCTATAACATCCTTATAGCATTGAGAGTATTGAAACACCGGAAGTTTATGGTTCTGATCGATGTGCTTTAAGCGCACTGATGCACCAGTCAGTCCTACTTAAGTGCACCAATTAGTTCAGTTATGAGTTCAGTGTAGTTGCACTCCAGCTTCAGTGCTTACGCTCCAGCTTCAGTATTTGCACTCCCGCGCCGCCTGCGCGTAAGCCATGAGGTTCTCGACAGGCGCATCAAAGAAGTGATCCGATGGGCTCATGATATAGCCTCCGCCGGGGCCGAGCTTCGCGAAGAGGTCAAAGACCGTCTCCCGTATCAGCTCGGGCGTTCCCTCAGTCAAAACTCCGAACTGGTCCAGGCCGCCGATCAGCGCAACCTTCGAACCTATCCTGGCCTTGACCTGCTCCGGCACCACATCCCCTCCAACAGCGGGCGGTGAGAGCGTCTCAGAGGCATCGCACCCATTGGCCACTATAAGCTCAAGGATTGGCATCATGCCCCCGCATGTATGATATACTACCTTCTTCCCTACCCTGTGGATCGCCTCGTGCATCTCGCGGTCGTACGGGAGGCAAAACTCCTTAAACATCTTGGGGGAGATGACCGTCGAGGATGCCGCCCCTCCACCCGTCTCGATCAGATCGTAACTTGAGCCTGCAAGGCTCTCCTCGATATACTGCAGCTTCTTGTCGAGCAGGATCCTCATAAATCTGTGAACCCAGTCCGGCATATCAAAGGCGGCCATTATCATCTCCTGGGTTCCCGCAAGGACGCACGCATCCTGCCAGCACCCGCCCTGCTCACCGAAGACGAAACCGCGAACTATACCATCATCGCCCAGCTCGTCATAGACCTCGCGCACCTTCTGTTTATCGAGCCGCGGCACAGGCATATATTTCCTTATCAGTTCTATATCCTCGGGCCGCTTGACCATGGGCTCGATAACCCACGAAGTCTGACCATTCTTCCCCAGCCTGTAGGAGAGGGTGCCCTCCGGGGTTGATATGGTGTAGAGGTATTCATCATAGTCGTTGACCCGGGGCAAGCTCTCGCAGGTGACCCTCCAGTCGCCGCTCTCCCTGGGGATGAGCGGCACCGTCGTTATGGCCGCGTCGAGCCCGATGAACCTGAACGCTTCGATATCAGACCGGCCGCCCATATACCGGGCCAGGTGGTAAGGTTGCCATTGATGAACAGTAGCGGGAACGCGGTCGGGAACCCTCCGCTCAAGGGCAGCCCACATTCTCTCCTTTGAAGTCATCATAAAGCGCCTCCCCGTTACCCTTTCTCCCATTATCCCCTATCCCGTTATCCCCTCTTACTATCGCCTCTTGTTATCGCCTCTTAACCTCTCTCCTTGATGATCCTCTATCCCCTATGATCCCGCGGTTATTCCCAACGATCATCCCCGATGGTGATCCCCGATGTCCCGCCAATCGTCAAGATAATAGCATTGTTAATTTTCCCAGTCAACCTGGATTTCCGCCTTTGGATTTCCGCTTTCCTACCCAGCTCACTTGATCGCCCCTCGCATTAGCCCTGCAACAAAGTATTTTTGCACAGAGAGGTACCCTATGAAAGTGGGGATAAGCCCCAGCACTGCCACGGCATTCAATTGAGCCCACTGATTAAAGTAGCCTGCTTGGGTGAGCATGAAATTATAGAGCCCTACCTGGTAGGTGAGGAGTTCCTTCGATGAGATCAGCACGAGAGCCATAACAAACTCGTTCCAGGCTATTACGAATGTAAGTATGGTTACAGCAGCCAGACCCGGGAGGCAAAGTGGGATTATCACCCGGGCAAAGGAGCTGAGCCTCGTGCACCCGTCGATCATAGCCGCTTCTTCAAGTTCCCGGGGGATGGATTGCATAAACCCGATCAGTATCCAGATGGATAGCGGGATATTCATCCCGGTGTAAACAAGGACCAAAGATGTCCGGGTATCGATCATTCGCACCTTAGACAACATGAGATAGATCGGGACGATATTTGTCAGGCTGGGTATCATCTGAGTCGCCAGGATAGCCAGGAGTATAAGATCGCGCCCTCGAAATCTCAAGCGGCCGATGGCATAAGCCCCGAGTGCCCCGGCAATCATCACGGTCAGAGCGGAAATGGAGGATACGATCACGCTATTTACCAGTGTTGTCGTAACATCCGTCTGCCCGAGGACTAGGCGGAAATTCTCTAGGTAGAGACCTTTGGGAAGCCACCTGGGGGGCCACTGAAACAGGTCGCTCTCGGGCTTGAGCGACGAGACCGTCACCCAGAGGATCGGGAGGATGGAATATATACAAAAAATAATCAGGAGAACATGGATCGAGAGTTCCCCCATATACCTTCTCGTGTTCACCTTCATAATAATAGTCCGCATACCCATACCCACATCCCGCCTCTCACGTTTCCTGAATATCTACTACCTGGCGACGAGCTATGGTCTTCAGGTAAATGGCGGTTATCACGAGGTTTAACACAAACATAACAACACCTATGGCTGAGCCATAACCCAACCGGCCTAGCGTAAAAGCCTGCCTGTACATGT is a window encoding:
- a CDS encoding amidase domain-containing protein, translated to MQGKDNSRRISPVVILSLLLLIILGLTATKILETRRSKMPPLQPEVVIPGRLSRRGLTRDLAATIVAMFDKRADALVEGKPGSIDDIYSPSRGRDEGSPAVEGTPSGGNHGENGNGESEGGAGSCGDNKALQHEMRRIRYVTAWAAKRGVRFTGSDVYLQIHDMEARGDVILLNVWQSLNLKYTYAETREARTGAAAAVEAAARGKQRGSGAFGIRTRHTLELVRAANGKWLILKDEYTDPLGEDTLVPEVAPAMMPAPTAASSAASAPGTTPAPATSLAMAISPMGATLSAPAWNQGRSGSYDRRYDRRAAVAYANKYCGVKTGAKAREGKEFGYNPRYKDYTDLGGDCTNFISQVLGDREGGRLPMDDVWYYDFSAGDGGKGSSAWTETEAFRDYLLGSGIAKCLARGDYYGVTRQTKKFPRGVINELREGDLIAYEEKGDIQHFAVVVGRDSAGYTLVNSHTADRYRVPWDLGWDRKTIFWLLKIL
- a CDS encoding carbohydrate ABC transporter permease, with amino-acid sequence MGMRTIIMKVNTRRYMGELSIHVLLIIFCIYSILPILWVTVSSLKPESDLFQWPPRWLPKGLYLENFRLVLGQTDVTTTLVNSVIVSSISALTVMIAGALGAYAIGRLRFRGRDLILLAILATQMIPSLTNIVPIYLMLSKVRMIDTRTSLVLVYTGMNIPLSIWILIGFMQSIPRELEEAAMIDGCTRLSSFARVIIPLCLPGLAAVTILTFVIAWNEFVMALVLISSKELLTYQVGLYNFMLTQAGYFNQWAQLNAVAVLGLIPTFIGYLSVQKYFVAGLMRGAIK